The stretch of DNA CGGCGTGGACGACAATCCGGTTGCGGACATCTCGGCGGCTGCGGCGGCGCTGCTTGCGCAGGTGTCGGGCGGCACGGTGCGCCCCGGCATCGTCGATGTGACGGAAAGTCTGATACAGCCCTATGAGCTGGCATTTCGCATGCCGCGCTTCTGCGGCATGATGGGTGCCGACATTCCGCGCGACTTCATCGTCGACATTTTGGAGCGCTTGGGCTGTGCTGTGCGCGACGATGGCGGCGACGTTCTTGCGGTGACGACGCCCACGTTCCGCCCCGATTTGGAGCGCGAGATCGACCTCTACGAAGAGGTGCTGCGCCTGTGGGGCATGGACCGCATTCCGGCCACGCTGCCGGCGGGCCGCGGCCGCATCGGCGTGCGCACCGCTGCTGAGCATGTGGCCGACGTCATCAACGACACGCTGCGGGCCAGCGGCTTGAACGAGACGGTCACTTATTCCTTCGTGAGCGACGAAGATCTGGAGCTTTTGCGCATGGACGTGTCTGACCTGGGCGAAGCGGTCCGTCTCATCAACCCGCTCAATGCCGACCAGTCCGTTATGCGCCGCTCCATCGTGCCGGGGCTTCTGCGCAGCGTCGCCTACAACCAGCGTCGCGGCGTGAAAAACGTTCAGCTGTTCGAGTCGGGCATCGTGTTCTTCGCGCACGAAGGCAAGAAAAGCCCGAAGGAGCGCAAGCGCGTCGCCGGCGTGCTTGCCGGGGCCATGGGCGACGGCGGCTGGAACGTTTCGCCGGCGCCGTTTGACTTCTTCGACGGCAAGGGCGTCGTCGAATCGCTCGCGCGCGAACTGGCGCTGCCCAAGCTGCGCTTCAAGGCTCTTTCCGCCGACGAGGCGCCGCATTTGCAGCCGGGCCGGGCAGCGGCCGTGCTGTCGGGCGGCACCGAGCTTGGCTGGGTCGGCGAGCTGCATCCGCTGGCCGTGTCCGCGTTCGATGCCGACGGGCCGGTCGTGGCGTTCGAACTCGACGTCAACGCGCTTGAAAAGGCGGCCCGCCCGGCGCGCGACTATGTGGACGTGCCCACGTTCCCGGCCGTCTCGATGGACGTGGCCTTCGTGGTCGACGAGGCGGTGACCAGCGAAAAGCTTATGCAATGCATGACAAGCGCGGGCGGCAAGCTGTTGGAAGACGTGCGTTTGTTCGACGTGTACCGCGACGAAGAGCGCGTCGGCGCAGGCAAGAAATCCATGGCCTATGGGCTGACTTATCGTGCGGCCGACCGCACGCTCACCAGCGCTGAAGTGGACAAGGCGCACCTCAAGCTCGTGAAAAAGGTGTGCGGTGTCACGAAGGCCGAAGTGCGCGGCTAGGCTGGACTGGCGATGAAGCGCTTGCAAGGAAACAAACGCCTGAAGAGGGGGTTGTTCTCGAACATGTATGATGGATTGAAAAGCCCGCAGCGCAACGACGTGTGCTGGTGCGGCAGCGGACGGAAGTACAAGAAATGCCACCTGGCCTTCGACGAGAAGCTGCAAAAACTGGCCGAAGAAGGCTTGGAGGTTCCCCCGCGCAGCCTGCTGAAGACGCCTGAGGACGTCGAGGGCATCAAGCGCAGCGCCGCCATCAACATCGGCGTGCTCGACGACGTGGCGGCCCGTATCGGCGTCGGCACGACGACCGAGGAAATCGACGAGTGGGTGTATTCGTACACGGTCGACCACGGCGGCGTTCCGGCCGACCTGGATTACGAGGGGTACCCGAAAAGCGTGTGCACGTCCATCAACGAGGTGGTGTGCCACGGCATCCCCTCAGAGGACGACGTGCTTCAAAGCGGCGACATCGTGAACGTGGACTGCTCGACCATTCTGGATGGCTATTTTTCCGACTCTTCGCGCATGTTCTGCATAGGGGAGGTGTCAGAAGAGCGGAAACGCCTGGTCAAGGTCACGAAAGAAGCTATGGAGGCCGGCATTGCGGCCGTGAGGCCATGGGGCTTTTTGGGGGACGTGGGCGCGGCGGTGCAGGCGCATGCCGAAGCGAGCGGCTATTCGGTCGTGCGCGAGTTCGGCGGGCACGGCATCGGATTCGAATTCCACGAGGACCCGTTCGTCAGCCACGTGGCGCGCGCGGGCACCGGCATGGTGCTTGTGCCGGGGCTGGTGTTCACCATCGAACCGATGATCAACGCCGGCAAGGCGGCCATCGACATGAGCGATCCCAACGGCTGGACCGTGCGCACGAAAGACCGCTCGGACACCGCCCAGTGGGAAGTGCAAGTGCTCGTCACTGAAGACGGCTGCGAGATTCTGAGCTGGTAAAACACTGAAATCATCCTGCGGAAAAGGCCTGGCTTCGATCTGTTTCGAGGCCAGGCCTTTCCGCTGGATTAGCTGCTGTTCGAATCGGGAGAAGCTGGCGTGCGGCGGCAACCCTCTGACGTTGCACGACGTGTCGCCATGCGCGAATCTGCAAACGCTTGATTGCCTGGGAAACCAGCTCGCGTGCTTGAACCTGCCTGCGACCAAAGCCGACCACGACGGCCTGGCACCCTTCGCAGCGTGCCCTCCATCGATTGCAACTTCTGAATAAAGACAAATGGTCGTTCATTCGTACACGATGCTTTGCCAGTGTTCGATAGATCAGCCTGTTTTTACAAAATTTACAAACAAACGTTCTTCTATATATGGTATACTGATGTCCATCACAGCAGAGCCGTTGCAAGTGCTCCCTCTTGGGCAGCCCATAGACGACACCGGTGTTCCACGGCGTCCGCACCACGCTTGCAGATCTGGGAAAGATCCTCTTTCATCCTTGGAACACGCTACGAGGTGATCTTATGTACGTTCCGCTCATCGAACGCTGCCAAATTCCCCAGGCTGCCGTGTTGCTGCAAGTCACGCCGCTGTGCCAGCTGCCGCCCGAATCGGCCGTGCTGCTTGAAGCCTTGTCAGAAGACTGCCTGTCAACGGAAGATGCGCTGCTCAGCCTGTATGAAGGAAACGCCGCCTCAAG from Xiamenia xianingshaonis encodes:
- a CDS encoding methionyl aminopeptidase, whose product is MYDGLKSPQRNDVCWCGSGRKYKKCHLAFDEKLQKLAEEGLEVPPRSLLKTPEDVEGIKRSAAINIGVLDDVAARIGVGTTTEEIDEWVYSYTVDHGGVPADLDYEGYPKSVCTSINEVVCHGIPSEDDVLQSGDIVNVDCSTILDGYFSDSSRMFCIGEVSEERKRLVKVTKEAMEAGIAAVRPWGFLGDVGAAVQAHAEASGYSVVREFGGHGIGFEFHEDPFVSHVARAGTGMVLVPGLVFTIEPMINAGKAAIDMSDPNGWTVRTKDRSDTAQWEVQVLVTEDGCEILSW
- the pheT gene encoding phenylalanine--tRNA ligase subunit beta; protein product: MKVSLKWLNEYVAVPQDVKAFCDQLDLTGTGVEGVESTGDAFAHVVTGKILTKEAHPDSDHLWVTTVDVGTCNVNAEGAPESLQIVCGAQNFQAGDVTAVAMVGAELPGGFVIKKSKLRGVTSCGMNCSSRELGLDNDHSGIMILPADTPVGMPIAEYLGKSDTVLDLEITPNRPDCLSMAGMAREVGAMYQVPVEDPLAAMMDALDGTVAGDPVEDSVSVQITDASRCSRYSARVIDNVKIGPSPDWLAERVSAAGARSINNVVDVTNYIMFLFGQPLHAFDYDKLVDGDGKVQIIVRPAADGEEFSTLDGEERVLTSDMTVIATPREAVALAGVMGGLDTEVEDDTTTVLLEAAAFDRAHTSRTSRNLGLISESSMRYERGVDDNPVADISAAAAALLAQVSGGTVRPGIVDVTESLIQPYELAFRMPRFCGMMGADIPRDFIVDILERLGCAVRDDGGDVLAVTTPTFRPDLEREIDLYEEVLRLWGMDRIPATLPAGRGRIGVRTAAEHVADVINDTLRASGLNETVTYSFVSDEDLELLRMDVSDLGEAVRLINPLNADQSVMRRSIVPGLLRSVAYNQRRGVKNVQLFESGIVFFAHEGKKSPKERKRVAGVLAGAMGDGGWNVSPAPFDFFDGKGVVESLARELALPKLRFKALSADEAPHLQPGRAAAVLSGGTELGWVGELHPLAVSAFDADGPVVAFELDVNALEKAARPARDYVDVPTFPAVSMDVAFVVDEAVTSEKLMQCMTSAGGKLLEDVRLFDVYRDEERVGAGKKSMAYGLTYRAADRTLTSAEVDKAHLKLVKKVCGVTKAEVRG